The window AAGAACAGCTATACCTAACAAGATAAGTCAAACCTTAACCCGCTATCGTGGTGTATCCTAGATGAGTTGCTTATTGTTGAGACTTACGCAGTGATGACGAACGCAGAACTGTTAGCAGCAGTTGATCCACTGGTGGCTGACCTGCTCCAGCAAGAGCTGCAACGCCAGCGTGACCATTTGGAGCTGATTGCTAGTGAAAACTTTACCTCAGCGGCAGTATTGGCAGCTCAGGGATCGGTGTTGACGAATAAATATGCTGAGGGCCTGCCTGGAAAGCGCTACTACGGTGGCTGTGGTGTGATTGACCAAGTGGAGCAGGTGGCTATTGATCGGGCCAAGCAACTCTTTGGAGCAGCCCATGCCAACGTACAGCCCCACTCTGGTGCCCAAGCTAACTTTGCTGTGTTCTTAGCCCTATTAGAACCAGGCGACACCATTATGGGCATGGATTTGTCCCACGGCGGACACCTCACCCATGGCTCACCTGTGAATGTCTCTGGCAAGTGGTTTCAGGTTCAACACTATGGCGTAAATCAGCAGACAGAGCGCTTAGATTTTGACCAGATTCGGGCATTAGCGCTGGAACATCGGCCTAAGCTATTAATCTGTGGCTATTCAGCCTATCCCCGGATGATTGACTTTGAAGCATTTCGAGCGATCGCCGATGAAGTTGGTGCCTACCTGTTGGCAGACATTGCCCACATTGCAGGTTTAGTTGCCACTGGTCATCACCCTAACCCTATTCCCTATTGCGATGTAGTCACTACCACCACCCATAAAACCCTGCGTGGCCCCAGAGGTGGTCTGATTTTGACCCGCGATGCTGAGCTAGGCAAAAAGTTGGACAAGGCTGTGTTTCCAGGAACCCAAGGTGGCCCCCTAGAGCACGTCATTGCTGCAAAAGCTGTTGCCTTTGGGGAAGCGCTGCAACCCGACTTTAAGACCTATTCTGCCCAAGTGATTGCCAACGCCAAGGCCATGGCTGCCCAGTTGCAACAACGGGGCTTTAAGCTAGTATCTGACGGTACAGACAATCACTTAATGCTAGTGGATTTACGCTCCATTGGGATGACTGGTAAGCAGGCTGATCAACTCGTGAGTACGGTGAATATTACGGCCAATAAGAATACTGTGCCGTTTGATCCGGCCTCTCCGTTTGTTACTAGTGGTCTACGTTTGGGGTCACCAGCGATGACAACTCGTGGCATGGGTACGGCTGAATTTACTGAGATTGCCAACATCATTGCCGATCGCCTGCTTGCTCCTGATGATGAGGCAGTAACAGCCGATTGTCTGCGTCGGGTTGCCGATCTGTGTAGTCAGTTCCCCCTATATCCTCACCTAGTTTCCACTCGGGCTGAGCAGATGGTGCGTGTTCCAGTGACTGCATAGCTCATGGTGCGTGTTCATGTTGTCATTACCGGCAAGGTGCAGGGTGTAGGCTATCGCTATCACACCCAGCGCTTTGCTGAGAGCTTGGGGTTAGCAGGGTGGGTACGTAACCTGCCCGATGGCCGAGTCGAGGCGGTCTTTGAGGGAGAGTCAGCACTAGTTGACCGTATGGTGGCTTGGTGTCACCAGGGATCTCCAGCAGCAATCGTCAGTGAGGTCACAGTAACACCAGAAACGCCTGAAGGTCTGGTAGGCTTTCAGATTCTCCGCTAGTTGGCCTCAAAGGGTATACCCCTAGGCGGCTGTGGTTTAAGAATAGCAGGCAATTCAGTTACAATGCGCTGAGCGACCTGCGTAGCAGTCTCATGTTCACTCACCTGTATACACAGATCAGCCTGGGCATAGAGAGCTTGTCGTTCGGTGTACAAACGTTGTAGTGTGCCCAATGGATCGGGAGTTTGCAGCAACGGACGGGTTTGGTCTTGACGAAGGCGCTGCCACAGGTGCTCAACCGGTACCGATAGCCATACCACGATGCCATGCTGAAGATAACTCCAGTTCATGCGCTCTAAGACAATCCCACCGCCAGTTGCGATCGTCAAATGCGTAAACGCAGCTACTTGACTTAATACCTGGGTCTCTACCTGCCGAAACACCAACTCTCCCTCTTGGGCAAAAATGTCACCAATGGTTCGCCTAGTCACC of the Cyanobacteriota bacterium genome contains:
- a CDS encoding serine hydroxymethyltransferase — encoded protein: MTNAELLAAVDPLVADLLQQELQRQRDHLELIASENFTSAAVLAAQGSVLTNKYAEGLPGKRYYGGCGVIDQVEQVAIDRAKQLFGAAHANVQPHSGAQANFAVFLALLEPGDTIMGMDLSHGGHLTHGSPVNVSGKWFQVQHYGVNQQTERLDFDQIRALALEHRPKLLICGYSAYPRMIDFEAFRAIADEVGAYLLADIAHIAGLVATGHHPNPIPYCDVVTTTTHKTLRGPRGGLILTRDAELGKKLDKAVFPGTQGGPLEHVIAAKAVAFGEALQPDFKTYSAQVIANAKAMAAQLQQRGFKLVSDGTDNHLMLVDLRSIGMTGKQADQLVSTVNITANKNTVPFDPASPFVTSGLRLGSPAMTTRGMGTAEFTEIANIIADRLLAPDDEAVTADCLRRVADLCSQFPLYPHLVSTRAEQMVRVPVTA
- a CDS encoding acylphosphatase; translated protein: MVRVHVVITGKVQGVGYRYHTQRFAESLGLAGWVRNLPDGRVEAVFEGESALVDRMVAWCHQGSPAAIVSEVTVTPETPEGLVGFQILR
- a CDS encoding shikimate kinase, coding for MMGSGKTTVGQLLATQLGYRFLDTDVLIEQVTRRTIGDIFAQEGELVFRQVETQVLSQVAAFTHLTIATGGGIVLERMNWSYLQHGIVVWLSVPVEHLWQRLRQDQTRPLLQTPDPLGTLQRLYTERQALYAQADLCIQVSEHETATQVAQRIVTELPAILKPQPPRGIPFEAN